In Nicotiana tabacum cultivar K326 chromosome 17, ASM71507v2, whole genome shotgun sequence, one DNA window encodes the following:
- the LOC107799788 gene encoding cytochrome P450 89A2-like, whose protein sequence is METWFVIVVTLFISFFLKSLFNLISSNSKSNHKNKKLPPGPYTFPLIGSLLWARRSFADLEPILRNLKAKYGPLITLNIGSRTAIFVSSHSLAYQALVQQGAVFSDRPRAVPTSAVVSSNQRNISSAPYGPVWRLLRRNLMSEILHPSRVKSYSKARSWVLGILLQQLLHAQADYSVRLIDHFQYAMFCLLVLMCFGDKLDEAQIKQIEGVQRRLLLGFRRFNMLNFFPRVGKIIFRNRWKELIELRQEQEKIFIPLIEARSSRAKEQKPEEEVVAYVDTLLNLELPEENRNLNYGEMVSLCSEFLSAGTDTTSTALQWVMANLVKKTSIQEKLYQEIASVVGEKQSKLTEEVVKEEDLHKMPYLKAVVLEGLRRHPPGHFVLPHTVTKEVELNGYVVPKNATINFMVADMGLDPKVWEDPLEFKPERFLMEGSDKEGFDITGSREIKMMPFGAGRRICPGYALAMLHLEYFVANLVWHFRWEAVEGDDVDLSEKLEFTVVMKNPLRARICPRVNSI, encoded by the coding sequence ATGGAAACCTGGTTTGTCATCGTCGTCACTCTCTTCATCTCTTTCTTCCTCAAATCCCTCTTTAATCTTATCTCCTCCAATTCCAAATCCAATCACAAAAACAAGAAACTCCCGCCGGGACCCTACACTTTTCCGTTGATCGGCAGCTTATTATGGGCGAGAAGGTCCTTCGCCGACTTGGAACCAATCCTCCGTAACCTCAAGGCTAAGTATGGTCCTCTCATCACCCTCAATATTGGGTCTCGTACCGCCATATTCGTATCCAGTCACTCCTTAGCTTACCAAGCTTTAGTCCAACAAGGCGCTGTTTTTTCCGACAGGCCAAGAGCTGTCCCCACCAGTGCAGTCGTCAGCAGTAACCAGCGTAACATCAGCTCCGCCCCTTACGGCCCCGTTTGGCGTCTTCTCCGGCGAAATCTGATGTCTGAAATCCTCCACCCTTCGCGCGTCAAGTCCTACTCCAAGGCCCGGTCGTGGGTGCTGGGTATCCTCCTTCAACAGCTCCTTCACGCCCAAGCCGATTATTCTGTTAGGTTAATTGATCATTTTCAGTATGCTATGTTTTGTCTACTTGTGTTGATGTGTTTCGGGGATAAGCTCGACGAGGCTCAAATCAAACAAATTGAAGGTGTTCAGCGCAGGTTGCTCCTGGGTTTCCGACGATTCAATATGCTCAATTTCTTCCCTAGAGTTGGAAAAATAATCTTTAGGAATCGCTGGAAAGAACTGATTGAACTACGTCAAGAGCAAGAGAAAATCTTCATTCCTTTGATTGAAGCTCGAAGTAGTAGGGCCAAAGAACAAAAGCCTGAGGAAGAAGTGGTGGCTTATGTGGATACGCTGTTGAATTTGGAATTGCCAGAGGAAAACAGGAACCTCAATTATGGGGAAATGGTTAGCCTCTGCAGTGAATTCCTAAGCGCCGGAACTGATACGACGTCCACCGCCTTACAATGGGTTATGGCCAACTTGGTCAAAAAAACTTCCATTCAGGAAAAACTATATCAAGAAATTGCTAGTGTAGTGGGAGAGAAACAGAGCAAGTTGACAGAAGAGGTGGTAAAGGAGGAAGATCTGCATAAAATGCCATACTTGAAAGCAGTGGTCTTAGAGGGTCTTAGGCGACATCCGCCTGGTCACTTTGTGCTGCCGCATACAGTGACTAAGGAAGTAGAACTCAACGGCTACGTcgtccccaagaatgccaccatcAATTTCATGGTTGCAGACATGGGTTTGGACCCAAAGGTGTGGGAGGATCCCTTGGAATTCAAGCCAGAGAGGTTCTTAATGGAGGGATCAGATAAAGAAGGTTTCGATATAACAGGAAGTAGAGAGatcaagatgatgccatttggcgCTGGTAGGAGAATATGCCCAGGCTATGCTTTGGCTATGCTTCATTTAGAGTACTTTGTGGCTAATTTGGTTTGGCATTTTCGATGGGAGGCTGTGGAGGGAGATGATGTTGATCTTTCAGAAAAGCTAGAATTCACCGTTGTGATGAAGAATCCACTTCGAGCTCGTATCTGCCCCAGAGTTAACTCTATTTGA